From the genome of Bombus huntii isolate Logan2020A chromosome 14, iyBomHunt1.1, whole genome shotgun sequence, one region includes:
- the LOC126873082 gene encoding neogenin isoform X2 — protein sequence MEPRILPIPLALLTFIVLANAGGLYFTIEPQDVVVEQESPARLDCEAKSDFGKPSIQWRTDDGQPINFIGDSYRSQLANGSLYINSVRNSSLVLTGSYQCLASVDDVGAIVSRTATIKIASLPGFEREPQDTMVYPGQIAYLSCTLLTSSSSLIIQWLKDEHPLLLDDRMTILPSGALEIDDVNIQDIGSYRCSASSYGQSRLSNKAQLGLLTSDIDQESTPPVFIAKPLQQMTIEESTVTLECAANGYPKPSILWLKDGVAIDLTSFQSRYSRVAASSLVISNVQEIDDGSYQCRAENEVETLDAAADLIVQVPPRFIRKPEDKVASENQDLEFECEIYGKPEPKITWLKNGERITLSAYWQIVNGYNLRINGLLLIDAGIFQCIGTNSAGSVQAAARLTINQPKKANPHKSTTPKTVPKKKLLLHRQLYNKTWQHPSTLLGHTMSAFTPNPPLSIGPSDDPADLPGSVKFPNSLYDPKSHFVDDTDSLESIEGSVPSAPRNLSHVIVTARFVTLRWQEPENRNGEILNYYIYYKQEGVQRERVTHRQQKLEAVIQGLQPSMTYQFRVVAVNERGMSGMSSEILQVTTLTEANVPGPPLNLEGHATSSVSIALSWEKPQVVNGRISKYIITFVEGDNEDITRETTSTMHELVDLVPYTEYSIKVQAVNENGPGVFSRDIVVRTYSAQPTQPPHNVTVEPVSPTSIIIRWEPPLEGQNGIVTGYKIRYRRYDRGSQPVTITTEGNQRSRVLTGLEKHVVYQVRICALNVNGTGPWTEWIQIETYETESDENRVPNTPSNLRTKVMSDYIQVFWNPPKDQSIKVKGYKLGWGKGVPDVEVRLLDGKERSFTIDQLEPITEYVISLRATNDAGDGQPAYANVRTTERSVSEFSVPLLPPVGLKAAVLSDTTVVLYWTDTTLPKTQFVTDNRYYVARYTSHHHSSNPRYKYHNATDLNCMINDLKPNTIYEFAVKLVKGKRESLWSMVVTNQTQEAAPSSAPRDLMIQSIGDRPTSVLVRWQPPKQPNGPITGYITFYSIDNTKWDRDWLLEAVVGDKTECIVKGLQPSTTYYFKIQARNSKGYGPFSTTVPFKTPQNGRGLSNFLIYVIVGSSIVLTTGITVVVVIVCCKRNPDSPDRKKGYMKDTNQKTNIKPPDLWIHHDQMELKALEKSSINGEASTSGVASNTLPRSNNQDYNQENVHGNSSSLDKRTYVPSYMGNTDEKCSTLSRQHSRGSHKPKLITLPVDSASLHQPIATATPIVNTSMSQPTIHTSCSDTPSVRQNYPRTVAQYSLSRAHITLEPTPESSPDSCNISTSYEPMQSQQLSYGTSGQSYSGNTQYASGHYSNNNQPSSVGGGVDGGSGSKRMQGHPLKSFSVPAPPPQSAPSTPAQQKHGVSQVTVRPTMSGSPYKKPQSSTQLAKNRLASVSNPVHTSEEVERLKPSYSTEELNQEMANLEGLMKDLNAITASEFEC from the exons ATGGAGCCGCGTATTCTTCCTATCCCGTTGGCTTTGTTGACATTCATCGTATTGG CTAATGCAGGTGGATTGTATTTTACTATCGAGCCACAAGATGTAGTGGTTGAACAGGAAAGTCCTGCTAGATTAGATTGTGAAGCAAAAAGTGATTTTGGAAAACCCAGTATACAGTGGAGAACTGACGATGGACAACCGATTAATTTTATTGGAGATAGTTACCG atCTCAATTAGCTAATGGATCTTTGTATATAAATAGTGTTAGGAATAGTAGTCTGGTATTGACTGGAAGCTATCAATGTTTAGCTTCTGTAGATGATGTTGGGGCTATTGTTTCTCGAACTGCCACAATTAAAATTGCAA GTTTGCCAGGATTTGAAAGAGAACCTCAAGATACTATGGTTTATCCAGGACAAATTGCATATTTAAGTTGTACACTTCTCACATCCTCCAGTTCATTGATTATACAATGGTTAAAAGATGAACATCCATTGCTGCTTGATGATAGAATGACAATTTTGCCATCAGGTGCATTAGAAATTGATGATGTTAATATACAAGATATTGGATCATACAGGTGTAGTGCTAGTAGTTATGGACAATCTAGACTCAGTAATAAAGCACAATTAGGATTGTTAACAAGTGATATTG ATCAAGAAAGTACTCCACCAGTCTTTATTGCTAAGCCATTACAACAAATGACTATTGAAGAATCAACAGTCACACTTGAGTGTGCTGCCAATGGCTACCCAAAACCAAGTATACTTTGGTTGAAAGATGGTGTTGCCATTGATTTAACATCTTTTCAATCTAG GTACAGTAGAGTTGCTGCTTCCAGTCTTGTGATAAGTAATGTTCAAGAAATAGATGATGGTTCTTATCAATGTCGTGCAGAAAATGAAGTTGAAACATTAGATGCAGCTGCTGATTTAATTGTACAAG TTCCACCAAGATTTATTAGAAAGCCAGAAGATAAGGTAGCTAGTGAAAATCAAGATTTAGAATTTGAATGCGAAATTTATGGCAAACCAGAACCGAAAATTACATGGCTCAAAAATGgagaacgtattaccttaagCGCATACTGGCAAATTGTGAATGG TTACAACCTTAGAATTAACGGCCTACTACTGATAGATGCTGGAATCTTCCAATGCATAGGAACAAATTCTGCTGGAAGTGTACAAGCTGCAGCACGTTTAACAATTAATCAGCCTA AAAAGGCAAATCCCCATAAATCAACTACCCCAAAGACAGTTCCTAAAAAGAAGTTACTATTGCATCGGcaattgtataataaaacgTGGCAGCACCCAAGTACCCTTTTAGGTCACACAATGTCTGCATTTACCCCCAATCCACCACTTTCCATTGGTCCCTCTGATGATCCTGCAGATCTGCCTGGATCTGTTAAATTTCCTAATTCCCTTTACGACCCAAAATCCCATTTTGTAGATGACACAGACAGTTTGGAGTCAATAGAAGGAAGTGTCCCGTCAGCACCAAGGAATTTAAGTCACGTCATTGTCACTGCTAGATTCGTAACTTTACGGTGGCAAGAACCCGAGAATAGAAATGGAGAGATTCTAAATtactatatttattacaaacaaGAAGGTGTTCAAAG AGAACGAGTTACTCATAGGCAACAAAAATTAGAGGCAGTAATACAGGGTTTACAACCAAGTATGACGTATCAATTTCGAGTGGTCGCCGTGAATGAAAGAGGGATGTCCGGAATGTCCAGCGAAATATTACAAGTTACCACACTTACTGAG GCCAATGTCCCTGGACCTCCACTGAATTTAGAGGGACATGCTACAAGCAGTGTGAGCATTGCGTTATCTTGGGAAAAGCCACAAGTAGTCAATGgaagaatttctaaatacATAATTACATTTGTAGAG gGTGACAATGAGGACATAACGCGTGAAACTACTAGTACGATGCACGAATTAGTAGATCTCGTGCCTTATACGGAATATAGTATTAAAGTTCAGGCTGTAAATGAGAACGGTCCTGGCGTGTTTAGTAGAGATATCGTAGTCCGGACTTATAGTGCACAACCTACTCAACCACCACACAATGTTACAGTAGAACCAGTTAGTCCTACA agtaTTATAATAAGATGGGAACCGCCACTCGAAGGACAAAATGGAATTGTCACTGGTTATAAAATTCGTTATCGTCGTTACGATCGCGGTTCACAGCCGGTAACTATAACAACTGAAGGAAATCAACGTTCACGAGTACTCACTGGACTTGAAAAACATGTTGTCTATCAAGTTCGTATATGTGCCTTAAACGTTAATGGAACTGGACCTTGGACAGAATGGATACAGATAGAAACATACGAAACCGAATCTGATGAAAACCGAGTGCCAAATACACCCAGCAACTTAAGAA CAAAAGTAATGTCTGATTATATACAAGTTTTTTGGAATCCACCGAAAGATCAAAGTATTAAAGTAAAGGGATATAAACTTGGATGGGGAAAGGGAGTCCCTGATGTTGAAGTTCGACTTCTTGATGGAAAAGAACGGTCTTTTACTATAGATCAATTAG aaCCAATCACTGAGTATGTTATATCACTAAGAGCAACGAATGATGCTGGCGATGGTCAACCAGCATATGCAAACGTGAGAACTACGGAACGTTCTGTATCTGAATTTTCTGTGCCTTTACTACCACCTGTTGGTCTTAAAGCCGCTGTTCTGTCTGACACTACAGTCGTACTATACTGGACTGATACAACCTTGCCAAAAACTCAA TTCGTAACGGATAATCGATAttacgtagcacgttatacgTCACATCATCATAGCAGCAACCCTCgttataaatatcataatgCAACTGATCTTAATTGCATGATAAATGATTTAAAACCCAATACGATATATGAATTTGCAGTCAAGCTTGTTAag GGAAAACGAGAATCGCTATGGAGTATGGTTGTTACGAATCAAACTCAAGAAGCTGCACCTAGTTCCGCGCCCAGGGATTTGATGATTCAGAGTATCGGAGACCGTCCAACTTCAGTTTTAGTGCGTTGGCAACCTCCTAAACAACCAAATGGACCAATTACAG gatatattactttttattcgatTGATAATACGAAATGGGATCGTGATTGGTTATTGGAAGCCGTAGTTGGAGATAAAACTGAGTGCATTGTGAAGGGCCTCCAACCAAGTACAACCTACTACTTCAAGATCCAAGCACGGAATTCAAAAGGATACGGTCCTTTTTCTACAACTGTTCCATTCAAGACGCCTCAAA ATGGACGTGgactttcaaatttcttaatCTATGTTATTGTGGGTTCTTCTATTGTTTTAACCACTGGTATAACAGTGGTGGTTGTAATTGTATGTTGCAAGCGCAATCCAGATTCGCCTGATAGGAAGAAAGG ATACATGAAAGACACAAATCAAAAAACAAACATTAAACCGCCCGATTTATGGATTCATCATGATCAAATGGAATTGAAAGCTCTTGAGAAATCTTCAATAAATGGAGAGGCATCTACTAGCGGTGTAGCTAGTAATACCTTACCTAGGTCAAATAACCAGGATTATAATCAAGAGAATGTGCATGGAAATTCTAGTTCATTGGATAAACGTACTTACGTACCAAGTTACATGG GTAACACTGATGAGAAGTGCTCAACCCTGAGTAGACAACATAGTCGAGGAAGCCATAAACCTAAACTCATTACACTTCCCGTTGACAGTGCATCTTtacatcaac CTATAGCGACGGCCACACCGATTGTAAACACAAGCATGTCACAGCCAACAATTCATACATCATGCAGTGATACGCCATCCGTGAGACAGAATTATCCTCGAACTGTAGCACAATACAGTTTAAGTCGAGCACACATTACTTTAGAACCAACACCGGAATCGAGTCCAGACTCTTGTAATATTTCAACTTCGTATGAACCAATGCAAAGTCAA cAATTATCATATGGTACAAGTGGTCAGTCCTATAGTGGAAATACTCAATACGCTTCAGGACACTATAGCAATAATAATCAACCATCAAGTGTAGGTGGTGGAGTTGATGGTGGTAGCGGTAGTAAAAGGATGCAGGGACATCCTTTGAAAAGTTTTAGCGTGCCAGCACCTCCACCTCAGTCTGCACCTTCAACACCAGCCCAACAAAAACACGGCG TTTCTCAAGTAACAGTAAGACCTACAATGTCTGGAAGTCCATACAAGAAACCACAAAGTTCTACACAGTTAGCAAAGAATAGATTAGCCTCAGTTTCAAATCCGGTGCACACTTCGGAAGAAGTTGAACGGTTGAAG cCTTCTTACAGTACAGAAGAATTAAATCAAGAGATGGCTAATTTAGAAGGCCTTATGAAAGACCTAAATGCCATAACAGCATCTGAATTTGAGTGCTAG
- the LOC126873082 gene encoding neogenin isoform X4, with protein sequence MEPRILPIPLALLTFIVLANAGGLYFTIEPQDVVVEQESPARLDCEAKSDFGKPSIQWRTDDGQPINFIGDSYRSQLANGSLYINSVRNSSLVLTGSYQCLASVDDVGAIVSRTATIKIASLPGFEREPQDTMVYPGQIAYLSCTLLTSSSSLIIQWLKDEHPLLLDDRMTILPSGALEIDDVNIQDIGSYRCSASSYGQSRLSNKAQLGLLTSDIDQESTPPVFIAKPLQQMTIEESTVTLECAANGYPKPSILWLKDGVAIDLTSFQSRYSRVAASSLVISNVQEIDDGSYQCRAENEVETLDAAADLIVQVPPRFIRKPEDKVASENQDLEFECEIYGKPEPKITWLKNGERITLSAYWQIVNGYNLRINGLLLIDAGIFQCIGTNSAGSVQAAARLTINQPNDTDSLESIEGSVPSAPRNLSHVIVTARFVTLRWQEPENRNGEILNYYIYYKQEGVQRERVTHRQQKLEAVIQGLQPSMTYQFRVVAVNERGMSGMSSEILQVTTLTEANVPGPPLNLEGHATSSVSIALSWEKPQVVNGRISKYIITFVEGDNEDITRETTSTMHELVDLVPYTEYSIKVQAVNENGPGVFSRDIVVRTYSAQPTQPPHNVTVEPVSPTSIIIRWEPPLEGQNGIVTGYKIRYRRYDRGSQPVTITTEGNQRSRVLTGLEKHVVYQVRICALNVNGTGPWTEWIQIETYETESDENRVPNTPSNLRTKVMSDYIQVFWNPPKDQSIKVKGYKLGWGKGVPDVEVRLLDGKERSFTIDQLEPITEYVISLRATNDAGDGQPAYANVRTTERSVSEFSVPLLPPVGLKAAVLSDTTVVLYWTDTTLPKTQFVTDNRYYVARYTSHHHSSNPRYKYHNATDLNCMINDLKPNTIYEFAVKLVKGKRESLWSMVVTNQTQEAAPSSAPRDLMIQSIGDRPTSVLVRWQPPKQPNGPITGYITFYSIDNTKWDRDWLLEAVVGDKTECIVKGLQPSTTYYFKIQARNSKGYGPFSTTVPFKTPQSSGMDVYDELHDRDGRGLSNFLIYVIVGSSIVLTTGITVVVVIVCCKRNPDSPDRKKGYMKDTNQKTNIKPPDLWIHHDQMELKALEKSSINGEASTSGVASNTLPRSNNQDYNQENVHGNSSSLDKRTYVPSYMGNTDEKCSTLSRQHSRGSHKPKLITLPVDSASLHQPIATATPIVNTSMSQPTIHTSCSDTPSVRQNYPRTVAQYSLSRAHITLEPTPESSPDSCNISTSYEPMQSQQLSYGTSGQSYSGNTQYASGHYSNNNQPSSVGGGVDGGSGSKRMQGHPLKSFSVPAPPPQSAPSTPAQQKHGVSQVTVRPTMSGSPYKKPQSSTQLAKNRLASVSNPVHTSEEVERLKPSYSTEELNQEMANLEGLMKDLNAITASEFEC encoded by the exons ATGGAGCCGCGTATTCTTCCTATCCCGTTGGCTTTGTTGACATTCATCGTATTGG CTAATGCAGGTGGATTGTATTTTACTATCGAGCCACAAGATGTAGTGGTTGAACAGGAAAGTCCTGCTAGATTAGATTGTGAAGCAAAAAGTGATTTTGGAAAACCCAGTATACAGTGGAGAACTGACGATGGACAACCGATTAATTTTATTGGAGATAGTTACCG atCTCAATTAGCTAATGGATCTTTGTATATAAATAGTGTTAGGAATAGTAGTCTGGTATTGACTGGAAGCTATCAATGTTTAGCTTCTGTAGATGATGTTGGGGCTATTGTTTCTCGAACTGCCACAATTAAAATTGCAA GTTTGCCAGGATTTGAAAGAGAACCTCAAGATACTATGGTTTATCCAGGACAAATTGCATATTTAAGTTGTACACTTCTCACATCCTCCAGTTCATTGATTATACAATGGTTAAAAGATGAACATCCATTGCTGCTTGATGATAGAATGACAATTTTGCCATCAGGTGCATTAGAAATTGATGATGTTAATATACAAGATATTGGATCATACAGGTGTAGTGCTAGTAGTTATGGACAATCTAGACTCAGTAATAAAGCACAATTAGGATTGTTAACAAGTGATATTG ATCAAGAAAGTACTCCACCAGTCTTTATTGCTAAGCCATTACAACAAATGACTATTGAAGAATCAACAGTCACACTTGAGTGTGCTGCCAATGGCTACCCAAAACCAAGTATACTTTGGTTGAAAGATGGTGTTGCCATTGATTTAACATCTTTTCAATCTAG GTACAGTAGAGTTGCTGCTTCCAGTCTTGTGATAAGTAATGTTCAAGAAATAGATGATGGTTCTTATCAATGTCGTGCAGAAAATGAAGTTGAAACATTAGATGCAGCTGCTGATTTAATTGTACAAG TTCCACCAAGATTTATTAGAAAGCCAGAAGATAAGGTAGCTAGTGAAAATCAAGATTTAGAATTTGAATGCGAAATTTATGGCAAACCAGAACCGAAAATTACATGGCTCAAAAATGgagaacgtattaccttaagCGCATACTGGCAAATTGTGAATGG TTACAACCTTAGAATTAACGGCCTACTACTGATAGATGCTGGAATCTTCCAATGCATAGGAACAAATTCTGCTGGAAGTGTACAAGCTGCAGCACGTTTAACAATTAATCAGCCTA ATGACACAGACAGTTTGGAGTCAATAGAAGGAAGTGTCCCGTCAGCACCAAGGAATTTAAGTCACGTCATTGTCACTGCTAGATTCGTAACTTTACGGTGGCAAGAACCCGAGAATAGAAATGGAGAGATTCTAAATtactatatttattacaaacaaGAAGGTGTTCAAAG AGAACGAGTTACTCATAGGCAACAAAAATTAGAGGCAGTAATACAGGGTTTACAACCAAGTATGACGTATCAATTTCGAGTGGTCGCCGTGAATGAAAGAGGGATGTCCGGAATGTCCAGCGAAATATTACAAGTTACCACACTTACTGAG GCCAATGTCCCTGGACCTCCACTGAATTTAGAGGGACATGCTACAAGCAGTGTGAGCATTGCGTTATCTTGGGAAAAGCCACAAGTAGTCAATGgaagaatttctaaatacATAATTACATTTGTAGAG gGTGACAATGAGGACATAACGCGTGAAACTACTAGTACGATGCACGAATTAGTAGATCTCGTGCCTTATACGGAATATAGTATTAAAGTTCAGGCTGTAAATGAGAACGGTCCTGGCGTGTTTAGTAGAGATATCGTAGTCCGGACTTATAGTGCACAACCTACTCAACCACCACACAATGTTACAGTAGAACCAGTTAGTCCTACA agtaTTATAATAAGATGGGAACCGCCACTCGAAGGACAAAATGGAATTGTCACTGGTTATAAAATTCGTTATCGTCGTTACGATCGCGGTTCACAGCCGGTAACTATAACAACTGAAGGAAATCAACGTTCACGAGTACTCACTGGACTTGAAAAACATGTTGTCTATCAAGTTCGTATATGTGCCTTAAACGTTAATGGAACTGGACCTTGGACAGAATGGATACAGATAGAAACATACGAAACCGAATCTGATGAAAACCGAGTGCCAAATACACCCAGCAACTTAAGAA CAAAAGTAATGTCTGATTATATACAAGTTTTTTGGAATCCACCGAAAGATCAAAGTATTAAAGTAAAGGGATATAAACTTGGATGGGGAAAGGGAGTCCCTGATGTTGAAGTTCGACTTCTTGATGGAAAAGAACGGTCTTTTACTATAGATCAATTAG aaCCAATCACTGAGTATGTTATATCACTAAGAGCAACGAATGATGCTGGCGATGGTCAACCAGCATATGCAAACGTGAGAACTACGGAACGTTCTGTATCTGAATTTTCTGTGCCTTTACTACCACCTGTTGGTCTTAAAGCCGCTGTTCTGTCTGACACTACAGTCGTACTATACTGGACTGATACAACCTTGCCAAAAACTCAA TTCGTAACGGATAATCGATAttacgtagcacgttatacgTCACATCATCATAGCAGCAACCCTCgttataaatatcataatgCAACTGATCTTAATTGCATGATAAATGATTTAAAACCCAATACGATATATGAATTTGCAGTCAAGCTTGTTAag GGAAAACGAGAATCGCTATGGAGTATGGTTGTTACGAATCAAACTCAAGAAGCTGCACCTAGTTCCGCGCCCAGGGATTTGATGATTCAGAGTATCGGAGACCGTCCAACTTCAGTTTTAGTGCGTTGGCAACCTCCTAAACAACCAAATGGACCAATTACAG gatatattactttttattcgatTGATAATACGAAATGGGATCGTGATTGGTTATTGGAAGCCGTAGTTGGAGATAAAACTGAGTGCATTGTGAAGGGCCTCCAACCAAGTACAACCTACTACTTCAAGATCCAAGCACGGAATTCAAAAGGATACGGTCCTTTTTCTACAACTGTTCCATTCAAGACGCCTCAAA GCAGTGGTATGGATGTCTATGATGAATTGCATGATCGAG ATGGACGTGgactttcaaatttcttaatCTATGTTATTGTGGGTTCTTCTATTGTTTTAACCACTGGTATAACAGTGGTGGTTGTAATTGTATGTTGCAAGCGCAATCCAGATTCGCCTGATAGGAAGAAAGG ATACATGAAAGACACAAATCAAAAAACAAACATTAAACCGCCCGATTTATGGATTCATCATGATCAAATGGAATTGAAAGCTCTTGAGAAATCTTCAATAAATGGAGAGGCATCTACTAGCGGTGTAGCTAGTAATACCTTACCTAGGTCAAATAACCAGGATTATAATCAAGAGAATGTGCATGGAAATTCTAGTTCATTGGATAAACGTACTTACGTACCAAGTTACATGG GTAACACTGATGAGAAGTGCTCAACCCTGAGTAGACAACATAGTCGAGGAAGCCATAAACCTAAACTCATTACACTTCCCGTTGACAGTGCATCTTtacatcaac CTATAGCGACGGCCACACCGATTGTAAACACAAGCATGTCACAGCCAACAATTCATACATCATGCAGTGATACGCCATCCGTGAGACAGAATTATCCTCGAACTGTAGCACAATACAGTTTAAGTCGAGCACACATTACTTTAGAACCAACACCGGAATCGAGTCCAGACTCTTGTAATATTTCAACTTCGTATGAACCAATGCAAAGTCAA cAATTATCATATGGTACAAGTGGTCAGTCCTATAGTGGAAATACTCAATACGCTTCAGGACACTATAGCAATAATAATCAACCATCAAGTGTAGGTGGTGGAGTTGATGGTGGTAGCGGTAGTAAAAGGATGCAGGGACATCCTTTGAAAAGTTTTAGCGTGCCAGCACCTCCACCTCAGTCTGCACCTTCAACACCAGCCCAACAAAAACACGGCG TTTCTCAAGTAACAGTAAGACCTACAATGTCTGGAAGTCCATACAAGAAACCACAAAGTTCTACACAGTTAGCAAAGAATAGATTAGCCTCAGTTTCAAATCCGGTGCACACTTCGGAAGAAGTTGAACGGTTGAAG cCTTCTTACAGTACAGAAGAATTAAATCAAGAGATGGCTAATTTAGAAGGCCTTATGAAAGACCTAAATGCCATAACAGCATCTGAATTTGAGTGCTAG